A genomic stretch from Streptosporangium album includes:
- a CDS encoding MDR family MFS transporter, translated as MTTTTPSEGIGLRSERGPVLAAIMLCTGLVALDSTIIATAVPSVVRDLGGFSQFPWLFSIYLLTQAVTVPLYGKFADIFGRKPVMFFGIAVFLLGSALCGVAWDMPSLIVFRALQGIGAGAVQPMSITMVGDLYSVEERARVQGYVASVWGVSSVIGPTLGGLFSEYLSWRWIFFINLPLGAVAAWVLARRFKERVTRSSHRIDYLGATLLMGGSSLLILGLLEGGVAWSWGSVPSLLIFAAGTVMAVAFVLVERRAVEPILPLWVFRHRTLTGGNLVSVGIGALMIGLSSYVPTYAEGVLGTGALVAGFALAALTIGWPIAATLSGRLYMRIGFRDTALIGGALIVAGTVLCALLTQHAPIWAVAGACFVVGAGLGLASSPTMVAVQSVVGWERRGVVTATNMFCRSIGSAVGAAVLGAISNATLADRFAHPPASVAGRLPDSVDATSLVLGGQSPVGQPAVTSFIRTALYDATHTIFLAVVVVAVLSVGALLLMPRRTEQLTFESTS; from the coding sequence GTGACGACGACAACGCCCTCGGAAGGCATCGGTCTCAGATCGGAGCGCGGTCCTGTGCTCGCCGCCATCATGCTCTGCACCGGCCTCGTGGCGCTCGACAGCACGATCATCGCAACGGCGGTGCCGTCCGTCGTCCGCGACCTGGGAGGATTCTCCCAGTTCCCCTGGCTCTTCTCGATCTACCTGCTCACCCAGGCGGTGACCGTCCCCCTCTACGGCAAGTTCGCCGACATCTTCGGGCGCAAACCGGTGATGTTCTTCGGTATCGCCGTTTTCCTCCTGGGTTCGGCGCTGTGCGGTGTCGCCTGGGACATGCCGTCGCTCATCGTCTTCCGCGCGCTGCAGGGCATCGGGGCCGGAGCCGTACAGCCCATGAGCATCACGATGGTCGGCGACCTCTACTCCGTCGAGGAACGCGCGCGCGTGCAGGGGTACGTCGCGAGCGTCTGGGGAGTCTCCTCCGTGATCGGGCCCACCCTCGGCGGCCTCTTCTCCGAGTACCTCTCGTGGCGCTGGATCTTCTTCATCAACCTGCCGCTCGGCGCCGTCGCCGCCTGGGTGCTCGCCCGGCGCTTCAAGGAGCGGGTGACACGGAGCTCCCACAGGATCGACTACCTCGGGGCGACGTTGCTCATGGGCGGCTCCTCACTCCTCATCCTCGGCCTGCTCGAAGGCGGGGTGGCGTGGAGCTGGGGATCGGTCCCGAGCCTGCTCATCTTCGCCGCGGGCACCGTCATGGCCGTCGCGTTCGTCCTCGTGGAGCGCAGGGCGGTCGAGCCCATCCTGCCGCTGTGGGTGTTCCGGCACCGCACGCTCACGGGCGGCAATCTCGTCTCGGTGGGCATCGGCGCGCTCATGATCGGCCTCAGTTCCTACGTGCCGACCTACGCGGAGGGAGTCCTCGGCACCGGCGCCCTGGTCGCCGGCTTCGCCCTGGCCGCGCTCACCATCGGCTGGCCCATCGCCGCCACCCTGTCGGGCCGGCTCTACATGCGCATCGGATTCCGCGACACGGCGCTCATCGGCGGCGCTCTGATCGTGGCCGGCACCGTTCTGTGCGCCCTGCTCACCCAGCACGCGCCGATCTGGGCGGTCGCGGGAGCGTGCTTCGTCGTCGGCGCCGGCCTGGGGCTCGCGTCGAGCCCGACGATGGTCGCCGTCCAGTCAGTCGTCGGATGGGAACGCCGGGGCGTCGTCACGGCGACCAACATGTTCTGCCGCTCCATCGGCAGCGCGGTCGGCGCGGCGGTCCTCGGAGCCATCTCCAACGCCACCCTGGCCGACCGCTTCGCCCACCCACCGGCCTCGGTGGCCGGCCGACTGCCCGACAGCGTCGACGCGACGAGCCTGGTGCTCGGCGGCCAGAGTCCGGTCGGGCAGCCGGCCGTGACGTCCTTCATCCGCACGGCGCTCTACGACGCCACCCACACCATCTTCCTCGCGGTCGTCGTGGTGGCCGTGCTGAGCGTGGGCGCCCTGCTGCTCATGCCCAGGCGCACCGAGCAGCTCACCTTCGAGTCGACGAGCTAG
- a CDS encoding solute symporter family protein: MSHQTLSTILFLLFVAITLGITFKASRSNKDAADFYAGGRSFSGAQNGLAIGGDYMSAASFLGIAGIIALSGYDGFLYSIGFLVAWLVALLLVAELMRNSGKFTMADVLAFRMSPRPVRTAAGVSTIVVSIFYLLAQMVGAGALVGLLLGITSPTGKALTIVGVGLLMIVYVVVGGMKGTTWVQIVKAVLLMTGATLITLLVLGKYGFNLSALLGEAAAQSGKGDAFLNPGLKYGTAVQGLAGKLDLISLGLALVLGTAGLPHILIRFYTVPTAKEARKSVLWGIGIIGVFYLLTLVLGFGAAALVGGKAILAQDKAGNTAAPQLAEAVGTAIFGEVGGTILLAVIAAVAFATILAVVAGLTLASSSSFAHDLYAHVFKRGNVTDRQEVLVARISAFVIGAVAIGLGILAQGQNVAFLVALAFAVAASGNLPAILYSLFWKRFNTTGAVSAIYGGLVSALILVIFSPVVSGSATSLIPGANFAWFPLSNPGLVSIPIGFLAGFIGARLSKEYNAEKYAEIEVRSLTGIGAEKATQH; encoded by the coding sequence ATGAGCCACCAGACGCTGTCCACGATCCTGTTCCTGCTGTTCGTCGCGATAACGCTGGGCATCACCTTCAAGGCGAGCCGCAGCAACAAGGACGCCGCCGACTTCTACGCCGGCGGCCGGTCCTTCAGCGGCGCGCAGAACGGCCTGGCGATCGGCGGCGACTACATGTCGGCGGCGAGCTTCCTGGGCATCGCCGGGATCATCGCCCTGTCGGGGTATGACGGCTTCCTGTACTCGATCGGCTTCCTGGTCGCCTGGCTGGTGGCGCTGCTGCTGGTCGCCGAGCTGATGCGCAACTCCGGCAAGTTCACCATGGCCGACGTCCTGGCCTTCCGGATGAGCCCCCGGCCGGTCCGCACCGCGGCGGGCGTCTCCACCATCGTCGTGTCGATCTTCTACCTGCTGGCCCAGATGGTCGGCGCGGGCGCGCTCGTCGGCCTGCTGCTCGGCATCACCTCTCCCACGGGCAAGGCGCTCACCATCGTCGGCGTCGGCCTGCTGATGATCGTCTATGTGGTCGTCGGCGGCATGAAGGGCACCACCTGGGTGCAGATCGTCAAGGCCGTGCTGCTGATGACCGGCGCGACCCTGATCACCCTGCTGGTGCTCGGCAAGTACGGGTTCAACCTCTCGGCCCTGCTCGGCGAGGCCGCCGCGCAGAGCGGCAAGGGCGACGCGTTCCTCAACCCGGGCCTGAAGTACGGCACCGCGGTCCAGGGCCTGGCGGGCAAGCTCGACCTGATCAGCCTGGGGCTGGCGCTGGTGCTCGGCACCGCGGGCCTGCCGCACATCCTGATCCGCTTCTACACGGTCCCCACCGCGAAGGAGGCCCGCAAGTCGGTCCTGTGGGGCATCGGCATCATCGGCGTCTTCTACCTGCTCACCCTCGTGCTGGGCTTCGGCGCCGCGGCCCTGGTCGGCGGCAAGGCGATCCTGGCGCAGGACAAGGCGGGCAACACCGCCGCGCCGCAGCTCGCCGAGGCGGTCGGCACGGCCATCTTCGGCGAGGTGGGCGGCACGATCCTGCTGGCCGTCATCGCGGCGGTCGCCTTCGCCACGATCCTGGCGGTCGTCGCCGGTCTGACCCTGGCCTCCTCCTCCAGCTTCGCCCACGACCTCTACGCCCACGTGTTCAAGCGCGGCAACGTCACCGACAGGCAGGAGGTCCTGGTCGCCAGGATCTCCGCCTTCGTCATCGGCGCGGTCGCCATCGGGCTCGGCATCCTCGCCCAGGGCCAGAACGTGGCCTTCCTGGTCGCGCTGGCCTTCGCGGTCGCCGCCTCCGGAAACCTGCCGGCGATCCTCTACAGCCTGTTCTGGAAGCGGTTCAACACCACGGGCGCCGTCTCGGCCATCTACGGCGGCCTGGTCTCCGCGCTGATCCTGGTGATCTTCTCGCCGGTCGTGTCGGGCAGCGCCACCTCGCTGATCCCGGGCGCGAACTTCGCCTGGTTCCCGCTGAGCAACCCCGGTCTCGTCTCGATCCCGATCGGCTTCCTGGCCGGGTTCATCGGCGCCCGGCTCAGCAAGGAGTACAACGCCGAGAAGTACGCCGAGATCGAGGTCCGCTCCCTCACCGGCATCGGCGCGGAGAAGGCCACCCAGCACTGA
- a CDS encoding DUF485 domain-containing protein, with protein MTTRQHDASVYEQIQGEERFQELKRRFRSWAFPMTAAFLAWYLLYVVLSAWARDFMSIKVLGNINVALIFGLLQFVSTFLIAWAYSRYAEKKLDPVADEIRHEVEGRTE; from the coding sequence GTGACCACCAGGCAACATGACGCCTCGGTTTATGAACAGATCCAGGGCGAGGAGAGATTCCAGGAGCTGAAGCGGCGTTTCCGGTCCTGGGCGTTCCCGATGACCGCGGCTTTCCTGGCGTGGTACCTGCTCTACGTGGTGCTGTCCGCGTGGGCGCGCGACTTCATGAGCATCAAGGTGCTCGGCAACATCAACGTGGCGCTGATCTTCGGCCTGCTCCAGTTCGTGTCGACGTTCCTGATCGCCTGGGCCTACTCCCGATACGCCGAGAAGAAGCTCGACCCGGTGGCCGACGAGATCCGCCACGAGGTCGAGGGGAGGACCGAATGA
- a CDS encoding TerC/Alx family metal homeostasis membrane protein, whose product MPADIQTIGSPALWTITVASLVLLLALDFVLTRRPHEVGMREAVGWSAFYLALPLAFGVYLWAAFGSTPAVEFFTGYVVEKSLSVDNLFVFMLLLSAFAVPAALAQRVLLYGIVGALVLRAIFIALGAAVLQSGTWAFLLFGAVLIVTAVKIIKDALGGHGQEVDISSMRTVRLLRRFMPVTDDYRGSHLVVREGGRRALTPLALAVVAVFATDIVFAVDSVPAVYGVTQDPFLVFATNVFALLGLRALYFVLLGVLAKLRHLNHGLGVILAFIGTKLVLHWAHGVWTWVPQIPTLASLGVIVAVLATVTVTSLHANRRDAEPVS is encoded by the coding sequence ATGCCCGCCGATATCCAAACGATCGGCTCGCCGGCACTGTGGACGATCACCGTTGCGTCCCTGGTGCTGCTGCTCGCCCTGGACTTTGTGCTGACCCGCCGCCCGCACGAGGTGGGGATGCGCGAGGCGGTGGGCTGGTCGGCCTTCTACCTGGCGCTGCCCCTGGCCTTCGGCGTCTACCTGTGGGCGGCCTTCGGCTCCACCCCGGCGGTGGAGTTCTTCACCGGCTACGTCGTGGAGAAGTCGCTGTCGGTGGACAACCTGTTCGTGTTCATGCTGCTGCTGTCCGCCTTCGCGGTCCCGGCGGCGCTGGCCCAGCGGGTCCTGCTGTACGGCATCGTCGGGGCGCTGGTGCTGCGCGCGATCTTCATCGCGCTCGGGGCCGCCGTCCTGCAGAGCGGCACCTGGGCGTTCCTGCTGTTCGGCGCCGTGCTGATCGTCACCGCCGTGAAGATCATCAAGGACGCGCTGGGCGGGCACGGACAGGAGGTCGACATCTCCTCCATGCGCACGGTCAGGCTGCTGCGGCGTTTCATGCCGGTCACCGACGACTACCGCGGCTCCCACCTGGTCGTCAGGGAGGGCGGACGCCGTGCCCTCACCCCGCTGGCGCTGGCCGTGGTGGCCGTCTTCGCCACCGACATCGTCTTCGCCGTCGACTCGGTCCCCGCGGTGTACGGCGTGACCCAGGACCCGTTCCTCGTCTTCGCCACGAACGTCTTCGCCCTGCTGGGCCTGCGGGCGCTCTACTTCGTGCTTCTGGGCGTCCTGGCGAAGCTCCGGCACCTCAACCACGGGCTCGGCGTGATCCTGGCCTTCATCGGGACCAAGCTCGTCCTGCACTGGGCGCACGGCGTCTGGACGTGGGTCCCGCAGATTCCCACCCTGGCCTCACTCGGGGTCATCGTCGCGGTCCTGGCCACCGTCACGGTCACGAGCCTGCACGCCAACCGCCGTGACGCCGAGCCCGTCTCCTGA
- a CDS encoding WS/DGAT/MGAT family O-acyltransferase, translated as MRQLTALDAQFLHAESATTAAHVAGVAILDPAWAPSGVVTREALIELMRERLHLAPALSLRLAGVPFGLDHPYWTEVPGLDIADHIYETALPLPGNEAQLAEMIARIHERRLDRARPLWEMHLIQGLTGGRAALYAKVHHCAIDGVSGADALAALLDLTPEPRVVDPPAPPPATTAPGPAAMFASAVTRSVTHPARALRSLARMVGDLDVIPVAAALPGARAMAAATRTIWRDTEQAPAMPSLTAPRTPFNGPITAERRFSYGSIPLADVKRVAKTFGISVNDVVMTLCASALRSWLRERDALPDQPLIAAVPVAVRTADAQDTVGNRLSVMVTPMPTDLACPLDRLRVMGQTMRTAKRRFAGSPATWLNELSAVFPAAVTALATSAVFRLASVVLPPINLIISNVPGPQLPLYLCGARVLGYYPMSVLTDLSGGLNITCFSYDGSLDFGILACPGRVEDVWRMMGHLQEAMEELMELAAPAPSREAREAVGA; from the coding sequence ATGCGCCAGCTGACCGCACTCGACGCGCAGTTCCTGCACGCCGAATCGGCGACCACCGCGGCCCACGTCGCCGGGGTCGCGATTCTCGACCCCGCCTGGGCCCCTTCGGGCGTCGTCACCCGCGAAGCGCTGATCGAGCTGATGCGCGAGCGGTTGCACCTCGCTCCCGCGCTGAGCCTGCGCCTGGCCGGTGTGCCGTTCGGCCTCGACCACCCCTACTGGACGGAGGTCCCCGGCCTCGACATCGCCGACCACATCTACGAGACGGCCCTTCCCCTGCCCGGCAACGAGGCGCAGCTCGCCGAGATGATCGCCCGGATCCACGAGCGACGGCTGGACCGGGCCCGCCCCCTGTGGGAGATGCATCTCATCCAGGGCCTGACCGGTGGACGGGCCGCCCTCTACGCCAAGGTCCACCACTGCGCCATCGACGGCGTGTCGGGCGCGGACGCCCTGGCCGCCCTGCTGGACCTCACCCCCGAGCCCCGCGTGGTCGATCCGCCCGCACCGCCTCCCGCGACCACCGCTCCCGGACCGGCCGCGATGTTCGCCTCGGCCGTGACCCGGTCGGTGACCCATCCGGCCAGAGCACTGCGCTCGCTGGCCAGAATGGTGGGCGATCTCGACGTGATCCCGGTAGCCGCCGCCCTTCCAGGGGCCCGGGCGATGGCGGCGGCCACCCGGACGATCTGGAGGGACACCGAGCAGGCGCCGGCGATGCCTTCCCTGACCGCACCGCGCACGCCGTTCAACGGCCCGATCACCGCCGAGCGGCGTTTCTCCTACGGCTCGATCCCGCTCGCGGACGTCAAACGGGTCGCCAAGACCTTCGGGATCAGCGTCAACGACGTGGTCATGACGCTGTGCGCCTCGGCGCTCCGTTCCTGGCTGCGCGAGCGTGACGCCCTGCCGGACCAGCCGCTGATCGCCGCCGTCCCGGTGGCGGTCCGCACGGCCGACGCCCAGGACACGGTCGGCAACCGGCTCTCCGTCATGGTCACCCCGATGCCGACCGACCTGGCCTGTCCCCTCGACCGGCTCCGGGTGATGGGGCAGACGATGCGCACGGCCAAGCGGCGTTTCGCCGGCTCCCCCGCCACCTGGTTGAACGAGCTGTCGGCGGTGTTCCCCGCAGCCGTCACCGCGCTGGCGACCTCCGCCGTCTTCCGGCTCGCCTCGGTCGTGCTGCCACCGATCAACCTGATCATCTCGAACGTCCCGGGGCCACAGCTCCCGCTCTATCTCTGCGGAGCCCGGGTGCTCGGCTACTACCCGATGTCGGTGCTGACCGACCTGAGCGGCGGGCTCAACATCACCTGCTTCTCCTACGACGGCTCACTGGACTTCGGCATCCTCGCCTGCCCCGGCCGGGTGGAGGACGTGTGGCGGATGATGGGTCACCTGCAGGAGGCGATGGAGGAGTTGATGGAGCTGGCCGCCCCCGCTCCGAGCCGGGAGGCCCGGGAAGCGGTCGGCGCCTGA
- a CDS encoding TetR/AcrR family transcriptional regulator — protein sequence MSSLRQRSGTSRRTRDTSDSDARTRILDAAEELFAGGGYEATPTAEIARLAGVPKGLVFHYFPKKMDVLVTLVDERTLVEESPEVEAVPGDAAGTLSRLARRLPLSASPAMRRILFREADTHGSVRERLGRLNGEIIRRARFALELALPTTRGDAARLEVAAVTFAAVLLYQENLCQLTGHHIDPDAVAELIAHALG from the coding sequence GTGAGCAGCCTCAGACAGCGCTCCGGTACGTCCAGGCGCACACGCGACACCTCTGACTCCGACGCGCGCACGCGCATTCTTGACGCCGCCGAGGAGCTGTTCGCCGGGGGTGGTTACGAGGCGACTCCGACGGCGGAGATCGCCCGGCTGGCCGGCGTGCCCAAGGGGCTCGTCTTCCACTACTTCCCGAAGAAGATGGACGTGCTGGTCACGCTGGTCGACGAGCGCACGCTGGTGGAGGAGTCTCCCGAGGTGGAGGCCGTTCCCGGGGACGCCGCGGGCACCCTGTCGCGGCTGGCGCGCCGCCTGCCGCTCAGCGCCTCCCCGGCGATGCGCCGCATCCTGTTCCGTGAGGCCGACACGCACGGTTCGGTCCGTGAGCGGCTCGGCCGGCTGAACGGCGAGATCATCCGGCGGGCCCGGTTCGCGCTGGAGCTGGCGCTGCCCACGACGCGCGGCGACGCCGCCCGGCTGGAGGTGGCCGCGGTGACCTTCGCCGCGGTGCTGCTCTACCAGGAGAACCTCTGCCAGCTCACCGGTCACCACATCGATCCCGACGCGGTCGCCGAACTGATCGCCCACGCCCTGGGGTGA
- the polX gene encoding DNA polymerase/3'-5' exonuclease PolX yields the protein MARANDAVASALEEYAELFAMTGGDAFRVRSYQKAAKAIAGFPEDIAATAVRSVPGVGEAIAKKVEEYLERGSFRQLDDLRAKVPDGVRKLTRIASLGPKKAVFLFQELGIDSPEALAGAIVQGRLKGVSGFGPKTEENLLRGIEQLERNSARVHVGVAMDLAERIIDSLSAERIAYAGSLRRMKDTVGDIDILAVGPVSLMDDFKSRPYVAEVIASGEKKTSIRTTEGIQVDLRVVPAESWGAAMQYFTGSKEHNVHLREITVKKGWKLSEYGLFDGDRVIAAEHEEDIYQALGMPWIPPTLREDGGEIAAALRGELPVLVTVDDLRGDLHTHTDLTDGIASLEDMVAAARARGHSYYAVTDHAPDLAMQRMTLDKALEQRERLRALQSRHPEMRLLHGTELNIAPDGSVDWPAEVLAGFDVCVASVHSHFTQSREEMTRRFITACENPHVHIIGHPTTRKIGGRPPVDADWDEVFRAAARTGTAMEIDSFPDRSDLPADLVRLARHHGVKFSIDSDAHAVPHLDNQRFGVGIAQRAWLTSDDVINTWPLERLLTFLGR from the coding sequence ATGGCACGAGCTAACGACGCCGTGGCGTCCGCCCTGGAGGAATACGCCGAGCTGTTCGCGATGACCGGGGGCGACGCCTTCCGGGTGCGGAGCTACCAGAAGGCGGCCAAGGCGATCGCCGGGTTCCCCGAGGACATCGCGGCCACGGCCGTGCGGAGCGTGCCGGGGGTGGGTGAGGCGATCGCCAAGAAGGTCGAGGAATACCTGGAGAGGGGGAGTTTCCGCCAGCTCGACGACCTGCGGGCGAAGGTCCCCGACGGGGTGCGGAAGCTGACCAGGATCGCCTCCCTCGGCCCCAAGAAGGCCGTCTTCCTCTTCCAGGAGCTCGGCATCGACTCCCCCGAGGCCCTCGCCGGAGCCATCGTGCAGGGGCGGCTCAAGGGCGTCTCCGGCTTCGGTCCCAAGACCGAGGAGAACCTGCTCAGGGGCATCGAGCAGCTGGAGCGCAACAGCGCCAGGGTGCACGTCGGCGTGGCCATGGATCTGGCCGAGCGGATCATCGACTCGCTGTCCGCCGAGCGGATCGCCTACGCCGGGTCGCTGCGCCGGATGAAGGACACCGTCGGCGACATCGACATCCTCGCGGTCGGCCCGGTGAGCCTGATGGACGACTTCAAGAGCCGCCCGTACGTCGCGGAGGTCATCGCCTCGGGCGAGAAGAAGACCTCGATCCGCACCACCGAGGGCATCCAGGTGGACCTGCGCGTGGTCCCGGCCGAGTCGTGGGGCGCCGCGATGCAGTATTTCACCGGCTCCAAGGAGCACAACGTCCACCTGCGCGAGATCACGGTGAAGAAGGGGTGGAAGCTCTCCGAATACGGCCTGTTCGACGGCGACCGGGTGATCGCGGCCGAGCACGAGGAGGACATCTACCAGGCGCTCGGCATGCCGTGGATCCCGCCGACGCTGCGCGAGGACGGCGGGGAGATCGCCGCCGCGCTCCGGGGCGAGCTGCCCGTGCTGGTCACGGTGGACGACCTCCGGGGCGACCTGCACACGCACACCGACCTGACCGACGGCATCGCCTCGCTGGAGGACATGGTCGCGGCGGCCCGGGCCCGCGGCCACTCCTACTACGCGGTGACCGACCACGCGCCCGACCTGGCGATGCAGCGGATGACCCTGGACAAGGCCCTGGAGCAGCGCGAGCGGCTGCGCGCGCTGCAGTCGCGTCATCCGGAGATGCGGCTGCTGCACGGCACCGAGCTCAACATCGCCCCCGACGGCTCGGTCGACTGGCCGGCCGAGGTGCTCGCGGGTTTCGACGTGTGCGTGGCGAGTGTGCACTCGCACTTCACCCAGTCGCGCGAGGAGATGACCCGCCGGTTCATCACCGCGTGCGAGAACCCGCACGTGCACATCATCGGCCACCCCACCACCCGTAAGATCGGCGGACGCCCGCCGGTGGACGCCGACTGGGACGAGGTGTTCCGCGCCGCGGCCCGCACCGGCACCGCGATGGAGATCGACTCCTTCCCCGACCGCTCCGACCTGCCCGCCGATCTGGTGCGGCTGGCGCGCCACCACGGCGTGAAGTTCTCCATCGACAGCGACGCCCACGCGGTGCCGCATCTGGACAACCAGCGGTTCGGCGTGGGCATCGCCCAGCGTGCCTGGCTGACCTCCGATGACGTGATCAACACATGGCCGCTGGAACGGCTGCTAACCTTCTTGGGTCGCTGA
- a CDS encoding sulfite oxidase, protein MPYENPKDEAGHRRARTERSAGGGRERLRLAAVGGEPISGEGDGAPGIVKPLPPELFIRHETNAEMRWEAMRDVGYHVPNDRFFVRSHTSTPIIDAATWRLELHGTGLRTPRSFSYEELLALPSVTLDVAIECAGNGRSLFATQQDQEVSGTPWRMGGIGVARWRGVPLAMVLERAGLTPDAVDVMPRGLDPDYVADGVDYGRVRRPIPVSKALKDVILAYEMNDQPLPPDHGYPVRLVVPSWIGLASIKWVGDIEVSTSPLTSPWNTEFYRMFGEAYPPEGSAPLTVRGVRSTFELPWEARLTAGRTHLLYGRAWSGNGRIAGVEVSFDDGVTWHRTQLHGPQVGPAWTRWHITWHPQQTGPHTLLSRATDETGAVQPMRTTPNDYGYLFDAVVRHPVTVVNG, encoded by the coding sequence ATGCCGTACGAGAACCCGAAGGACGAGGCCGGTCACCGGCGCGCCCGCACCGAGCGGTCCGCCGGGGGCGGACGCGAGCGGCTCCGGCTGGCGGCCGTCGGCGGGGAGCCTATCTCCGGGGAGGGGGACGGCGCCCCGGGGATCGTCAAACCGCTGCCACCGGAGCTGTTCATCCGGCACGAGACCAACGCCGAGATGCGCTGGGAGGCGATGCGCGACGTCGGCTACCACGTGCCCAACGACCGTTTCTTCGTGCGCAGCCACACCTCGACCCCGATCATCGACGCGGCGACCTGGCGGCTGGAGCTGCACGGCACGGGACTGCGCACCCCTCGGAGCTTCAGCTATGAGGAGCTGCTCGCACTCCCTTCGGTGACGCTGGACGTGGCGATCGAGTGCGCGGGCAACGGCCGGAGCCTCTTCGCCACCCAGCAGGACCAGGAGGTCTCCGGGACCCCGTGGCGGATGGGCGGCATCGGGGTGGCCCGCTGGCGCGGGGTGCCCCTGGCCATGGTGCTGGAGCGGGCCGGGCTCACCCCCGACGCCGTCGACGTCATGCCCCGGGGGCTCGATCCCGACTACGTGGCCGACGGGGTCGACTACGGCCGGGTGCGCCGCCCGATCCCGGTGTCCAAGGCGCTCAAGGACGTGATCCTCGCCTACGAGATGAACGACCAGCCGCTCCCGCCCGACCACGGCTATCCGGTGCGGCTGGTCGTCCCCTCCTGGATCGGCCTGGCCTCGATCAAGTGGGTGGGCGACATCGAGGTCTCCACCTCGCCGCTGACCTCGCCGTGGAACACCGAGTTCTACCGGATGTTCGGCGAGGCCTACCCACCGGAGGGCAGCGCCCCGCTGACCGTCCGGGGGGTCAGGAGCACCTTCGAGCTGCCCTGGGAGGCCCGGCTCACCGCCGGGCGCACGCACCTGCTGTACGGAAGGGCCTGGTCGGGCAACGGCCGGATCGCCGGGGTGGAGGTCAGCTTCGACGACGGCGTCACCTGGCACCGTACCCAGCTGCACGGCCCGCAGGTCGGCCCGGCCTGGACCCGCTGGCACATCACCTGGCACCCTCAGCAGACCGGCCCGCACACCCTGCTCTCCCGGGCGACCGACGAGACCGGCGCGGTCCAGCCGATGCGCACCACGCCCAACGACTACGGCTATCTTTTCGACGCCGTCGTACGCCATCCGGTGACGGTCGTAAACGGTTGA
- a CDS encoding aldo/keto reductase gives MSLSELNLFPLCLGGNVFGWTADRDASFAVLDAYAEAGGNFVDTADVYSEWAPGHSGGESETALGEWMASRGNRDQIVVATKVGALSSRPGLSEANIRAAVEDSLRRLRTDHIDLYWAHIDDAETPLEETLGAFDSLIREGKVRNIGASNYGPERLAEALAISDRDGLARYGVLQQRYNLMERGYEGALRDVVVTEGLTSTPYHGLASGFLTGKYQPGVEVDSPRAERASTYLTTERGPRVLEVLAKVAASHGVASPAVALAWLAAQPTVATPIASARNVEQLTPLLAVADLTLTDDELALLDEASR, from the coding sequence ATGAGTCTTTCCGAGCTGAACCTCTTCCCGCTCTGCCTGGGTGGCAACGTATTTGGCTGGACCGCGGACCGCGACGCCTCGTTCGCCGTCCTGGACGCCTACGCCGAGGCGGGCGGCAACTTCGTCGACACCGCCGACGTCTACTCCGAGTGGGCCCCCGGGCACTCCGGAGGAGAGTCGGAGACGGCCCTCGGCGAGTGGATGGCCTCCCGCGGCAACCGCGACCAGATCGTGGTGGCCACCAAGGTCGGTGCGCTGAGCAGCCGTCCCGGGCTGTCCGAGGCCAACATCCGCGCGGCCGTCGAGGACTCGCTGCGGCGGCTGCGGACCGATCACATCGACCTGTACTGGGCGCACATCGACGACGCGGAGACGCCGCTGGAGGAGACCCTCGGCGCGTTCGACTCCCTGATCCGCGAGGGCAAGGTGCGCAACATCGGGGCGTCCAACTACGGCCCCGAGCGGCTGGCCGAGGCGCTGGCGATCTCCGACCGGGACGGCCTGGCCCGGTACGGCGTGCTGCAGCAGCGCTACAACCTGATGGAGCGCGGCTACGAGGGCGCGCTGCGCGACGTGGTCGTCACGGAAGGGCTGACCAGCACGCCGTACCACGGCCTGGCCAGCGGTTTCCTGACCGGCAAGTATCAGCCGGGGGTCGAGGTGGACAGCCCCCGCGCGGAGCGGGCGTCGACCTACCTGACGACCGAGCGCGGGCCGCGGGTGCTGGAGGTCCTCGCCAAGGTGGCCGCCTCCCACGGCGTGGCCTCCCCGGCCGTCGCGCTCGCCTGGCTGGCCGCCCAGCCCACGGTGGCCACGCCGATCGCCAGCGCCCGCAACGTCGAGCAGCTCACGCCGCTGCTCGCGGTCGCCGACCTGACGCTGACCGACGACGAGCTGGCCCTGCTGGACGAGGCGTCCCGCTAG